Proteins from a genomic interval of Spea bombifrons isolate aSpeBom1 chromosome 4, aSpeBom1.2.pri, whole genome shotgun sequence:
- the LSM11 gene encoding U7 snRNA-associated Sm-like protein LSm11: MEEPHSRATAAGQAEAAAHRDSMAEEDAPASILDVSSESFDPLLALYSPQTRLPFPDIRCFNNLAQYESFLRGGGRGSARATERPKKGRKGRLATDPERIERLKKLMLPAEEGAPVRVRKKKAVKNVLTRMAAQARSPLGELNRCVQERIRIRVHIRTFKGLRGVCSGFVVAFDKFWNMAMIDVDETYRKPILGKAFYHEPRLTLNRLFERLKLQESGLEGSAESQGATATKQTLVQSDRPPSPSSRLKKEPGDRTGGTREGAKKEQAGEEGQQRSKCPKDKVDYHQVFTRHMKQVFIRGENVLLVHIGE, from the exons ATGGAGGAACCACACAGCCGGGCGACCGCGGCAGGACAAGCCGAGGCTGCGGCCCACCGTGACTCTATGGCCGAGGAAGACGCCCCGGCAAGCATCCTGGATGTGAGCTCGGAGTCATTTGACCCGCTCCTGGCTCTGTATTCCCCGCAAACCCGGCTGCCCTTCCCCGATATCCGCTGCTTTAATAACTTGGCGCAGTATGAGAGCTTCCTGCGCGGGGGAGGCCGTGGAAGCGCCCGGGCGACTGAGCGGCCCAAGAAGGGACGGAAGGGTAGACTGGCAACGGACCCGGAGCGCATAGAGAGGCTGAAGAAGTTGATGTTACCGGCGGAGGAAGGCGCACCGGTCAGAGTGCGGAAGAAGAAGGCCGTCAAAAATGTGCTGACCCGCATGGCCG cgCAGGCAAGAAGCCCGCTGGGGGAGCTCAATCGCTGCGTCCAGGAGCGGATCCGAATTAGAGTCCACATACGCACGTTCAAGGGCCTGCGCGGCGTGTGCTCCGGGTTCGTCGTCGCCTTCGACAAGTTCTGGAACATG GCGATGATCGATGTGGATGAAACCTACAGAAAGCCCATCCTGGGAAAGGCCTTTTACCACGAGCCGCGGCTGACCCTGAATCGG TTGTTTGAAAGACTGAAGCTCCAAGAATCTGGTTTAGAAGGTTCAGCGGAATCACAAGGCGCCACGGCAACAAAACAGACCCTCGTGCAGTCCGACCGCCCTCCGTCTCCCAGCTCACGATTAAAAAAGGAGCCTGGGGACCGTACCGGCGGGACAAGGGAAGGGGCTAAAAAGGAACAGGCTGGTGAGGAAGGTCAACAGCGGAGTAAATGCCCGAAAGATAAGGTGGACTATCACCAGGTGTTCACACGGCACATGAAGCAAGTCTTCATTCGAGGGGAGAACGTCTTACTGGTACACATTGGTGAGTGA